The Acetoanaerobium noterae genome has a window encoding:
- a CDS encoding adenylate kinase, which yields MRLILLGPPGAGKGTQASGIVDRYKVPHISTGDIFRKNIKENTELGRKAKEYMDKGLLVPDELVVAIVEDRLKEADASEGFLLDGFPRTENQAQALDTALEKMDTKLDKVINIEVDKSILVGRAVGRRICKNCGATYHIEFNKPKQEGICDLCQGELFQRSDDTEETVSKRIEVYLNETQPLIDYYTKKDILVTIDGQQDINKVLEDIVSALGSEK from the coding sequence ATGAGATTAATACTTTTAGGACCTCCAGGGGCTGGAAAAGGTACACAAGCTTCTGGGATCGTAGATAGATACAAAGTGCCTCATATTTCTACTGGTGATATCTTTAGAAAAAACATTAAAGAAAACACTGAGCTTGGAAGAAAAGCTAAAGAATATATGGATAAAGGATTACTTGTACCAGATGAACTTGTAGTAGCGATTGTTGAAGATAGACTAAAAGAAGCTGATGCAAGTGAAGGCTTCTTACTAGATGGATTCCCAAGAACAGAAAACCAAGCTCAGGCTTTGGATACTGCTCTTGAAAAAATGGATACCAAGCTAGATAAAGTAATCAATATAGAAGTTGATAAAAGTATACTTGTAGGCAGAGCTGTAGGAAGAAGAATTTGTAAAAACTGTGGAGCTACTTACCACATAGAATTCAATAAGCCTAAGCAAGAAGGAATCTGCGACTTATGTCAAGGTGAACTTTTCCAAAGATCTGACGACACTGAAGAAACAGTATCAAAGAGAATTGAAGTATATCTAAATGAAACACAACCTCTTATTGACTACTACACGAAAAAAGATATCTTAGTGACTATTGACGGTCAGCAGGATATAAATAAGGTGCTTGAGGATATAGTAAGTGCCTTGGGAAGTGAAAAATAA
- the secY gene encoding preprotein translocase subunit SecY codes for MFKTLQNALKIPDLRKKLVFTFLMLVVFRIGTAIPVPGINVDVIKQMISQQAGILSFYDIVAGGAFSNFTIFALSITPYITSSIVIQLLTVAIPALEDMQKSGEEGRKKILQYTRYLTVVLALIQATAIGIGFFNSALVSDSILSKISVVLTLTAGTAFLMWLGEQITEKGIGNGISLLIFAGIVSRIPQATVQTFELVKSGELNFIQVGVFLIISVAIIVGVILVLQGVRKIPVQYAKRVVGRKTYGGQSTHIPLKVNQAGVIPVIFAVSLLAFPQTLGIFIKNPEYQAFVSKWFTASGNPGIYVYTLMEFLLVVFFTYFYISITFKPDEVAENMKNSNGFIPGIRPGKSTEEYLARVLNRLTLAGAVFLALIASLPTIIYAATNIPFRFGGTSLLIVVGVAIETMKQIEAQMVMRHYQGFLK; via the coding sequence ATGTTTAAGACACTTCAAAATGCTCTTAAGATACCGGATTTAAGAAAAAAATTGGTATTTACCTTTTTAATGCTGGTAGTATTTAGAATAGGTACAGCAATTCCTGTTCCAGGAATAAACGTCGATGTAATAAAACAAATGATTTCTCAACAGGCAGGCATACTATCTTTTTATGATATCGTAGCTGGAGGAGCATTTAGTAATTTTACGATCTTTGCGCTGAGCATCACGCCGTACATTACATCATCGATAGTAATTCAACTTTTGACAGTTGCTATACCTGCACTTGAAGACATGCAGAAATCTGGTGAAGAGGGAAGAAAGAAAATTCTTCAGTACACTAGATATCTTACAGTAGTATTAGCACTTATTCAGGCTACTGCTATTGGAATTGGATTCTTTAACAGTGCCCTTGTTTCGGATTCTATACTTAGTAAAATAAGCGTAGTTTTAACTCTTACAGCAGGAACAGCATTTTTGATGTGGCTTGGAGAGCAAATTACCGAAAAAGGCATTGGAAACGGAATTTCACTTTTAATCTTCGCTGGTATTGTATCTAGAATACCACAGGCTACTGTTCAAACTTTTGAACTTGTAAAGTCTGGAGAGCTTAATTTTATTCAAGTAGGTGTATTTTTAATAATCTCTGTAGCTATAATAGTAGGTGTTATCCTAGTGCTTCAGGGAGTTAGAAAAATACCTGTTCAATATGCAAAAAGAGTTGTAGGAAGAAAAACTTACGGAGGTCAATCAACGCACATCCCTCTAAAAGTAAATCAAGCTGGAGTAATACCTGTAATCTTTGCAGTATCTCTACTTGCATTCCCACAGACTCTAGGTATATTTATAAAAAATCCTGAGTATCAGGCATTTGTCTCAAAATGGTTCACAGCAAGTGGAAACCCAGGAATCTATGTATATACACTTATGGAATTCCTACTAGTAGTATTCTTCACATATTTCTATATATCAATTACGTTTAAACCTGACGAAGTTGCAGAAAATATGAAAAACTCAAATGGATTCATTCCAGGAATAAGACCAGGAAAATCTACAGAGGAATATTTAGCAAGAGTACTTAACAGATTGACACTTGCAGGAGCAGTTTTCTTAGCATTAATAGCTTCCCTACCAACTATCATTTATGCGGCAACTAACATACCGTTTAGATTTGGCGGAACATCATTACTGATTGTTGTCGGTGTTGCTATTGAAACAATGAAGCAAATTGAAGCGCAAATGGTAATGAGACATTATCAAGGCTTTTTAAAATAA
- the rplO gene encoding 50S ribosomal protein L15, with translation MKLHELKPAKGAVRAKRRIGRGTATGQGKTAGRGQDGQWSRSGGGVRPGFEGGQMPLYRRLPKRGFNNFEFEARYTILNVDKLNAFEDGTEVTPELLKETGIIRKIEKDGVKILGNGSIEKKLTIKANKFTKSAAEKIEAAGGKAEVI, from the coding sequence ATGAAACTACACGAGTTAAAACCAGCTAAAGGCGCAGTTAGAGCTAAGAGAAGAATCGGTAGAGGTACTGCGACTGGTCAAGGTAAAACTGCAGGTAGAGGACAAGACGGTCAATGGTCACGTTCAGGTGGAGGAGTTAGACCTGGATTTGAGGGTGGACAGATGCCTCTATATAGAAGACTTCCTAAAAGAGGATTTAATAACTTCGAATTCGAAGCTAGATATACAATCTTAAATGTAGATAAGTTAAATGCCTTTGAAGATGGAACTGAAGTTACACCAGAGCTTTTAAAAGAGACTGGAATCATCAGAAAAATCGAAAAAGATGGCGTTAAGATACTAGGAAATGGCAGCATAGAAAAGAAACTTACAATCAAAGCAAATAAGTTCACAAAATCAGCTGCAGAGAAGATAGAAGCCGCTGGAGGAAAGGCCGAGGTGATCTAA
- the rpmD gene encoding 50S ribosomal protein L30, with protein MAKLKITLVKSVIATKPNQRKTVTALGLTKREQTVEKPDNAQIRGMIEVVKHLVKVEEA; from the coding sequence ATGGCAAAACTAAAAATAACGCTTGTAAAAAGTGTAATAGCTACAAAGCCAAATCAGAGAAAAACTGTAACAGCTCTTGGACTTACTAAGAGAGAGCAAACAGTAGAAAAGCCTGATAACGCTCAAATCAGAGGTATGATTGAAGTAGTAAAACATCTTGTGAAAGTAGAAGAAGCTTAA
- the rpsE gene encoding 30S ribosomal protein S5: MLKKPIDARQLDIEEKVIDIRRVTKVVKGGRNFRFAALVVVGDRNGHVGIGTGKAMEVPEAIRKAVEDAKKNLITVPIVGTTVPHRIQGRYGAGNVLIMPAKEGTGVIAGGPVRDVLELAGLKDVRSKSLGTNNARNVVNATMQGLASLRKIEDVATLRGKKVEDLLG; encoded by the coding sequence ATGCTTAAAAAGCCAATAGATGCTAGACAACTAGATATCGAAGAAAAAGTTATTGACATAAGAAGAGTAACAAAAGTTGTTAAAGGTGGTAGAAACTTTAGATTTGCTGCGCTTGTAGTTGTTGGAGACAGAAACGGACACGTAGGGATCGGTACTGGAAAAGCTATGGAAGTACCTGAGGCTATTCGTAAGGCAGTGGAAGACGCTAAGAAGAACCTTATCACAGTTCCTATAGTTGGAACTACTGTACCTCACAGAATCCAAGGAAGATACGGAGCAGGAAATGTTCTTATCATGCCAGCTAAAGAAGGTACTGGAGTTATCGCAGGTGGACCTGTTCGTGACGTGTTAGAGCTAGCTGGTCTTAAAGACGTTAGATCTAAATCACTAGGAACAAACAATGCGAGAAACGTTGTTAACGCAACAATGCAAGGTCTTGCTTCACTTAGAAAAATCGAAGACGTAGCAACCCTAAGAGGTAAAAAAGTAGAAGATCTTTTAGGTTAG
- the rplR gene encoding 50S ribosomal protein L18, giving the protein MFKKVDKNANRIARHKRVRKTVKGTPERPRLNVYRSTNNIYVQIVDDINRITLVSASTIDKELKGTLSSTSNKDAAKKVGELAAKRALEKGIDTVVFDRGGYIYHGRIQELAEAAREAGLKF; this is encoded by the coding sequence TTGTTCAAGAAGGTAGATAAAAACGCAAACCGTATTGCTAGACACAAGAGAGTGCGTAAAACGGTAAAGGGAACTCCTGAAAGACCAAGACTTAACGTGTACAGAAGTACTAATAATATTTATGTACAAATCGTTGATGATATAAACAGAATTACCCTTGTATCCGCTTCTACGATTGATAAAGAATTAAAAGGAACTCTTTCAAGCACAAGCAACAAAGACGCTGCTAAAAAAGTTGGAGAGCTTGCTGCAAAAAGAGCTTTAGAAAAAGGAATCGATACTGTCGTATTTGACAGAGGAGGATATATTTATCACGGAAGAATTCAAGAGCTTGCAGAAGCCGCAAGAGAAGCTGGATTGAAATTCTAA
- the rplF gene encoding 50S ribosomal protein L6, which yields MSRIGRKPITVPSGVEVKIDDKNLVTVKGPKGTLTEQISKDLKIELNEGELVVTRPTDNKKHRSLHGLSRTLIDNMIIGVTEGYSKKLEIVGVGYRAAKQGKKLVLSLGFSHPVEMEDPDGIEVEVPSQTEILIKGINKQLVGNYAAKVRAWREPEPYKGKGIRYSGEYVRRKEGKTGKK from the coding sequence ATGTCAAGAATAGGACGTAAACCTATAACCGTTCCAAGCGGTGTAGAAGTTAAAATAGATGATAAAAACCTAGTTACAGTTAAAGGACCTAAGGGAACATTAACTGAGCAAATTTCAAAAGATCTTAAGATTGAACTTAATGAAGGTGAGCTAGTTGTTACTAGACCTACTGACAATAAGAAGCATAGATCATTACATGGTCTTTCTAGAACACTTATTGACAACATGATAATAGGCGTAACAGAAGGATACTCAAAGAAACTTGAAATAGTTGGAGTTGGATACAGAGCTGCTAAGCAAGGAAAGAAACTAGTACTTAGCTTAGGATTCTCACACCCAGTTGAAATGGAAGATCCAGATGGCATTGAAGTTGAAGTTCCGTCTCAAACAGAGATTTTAATCAAAGGAATCAACAAGCAATTAGTTGGTAACTATGCTGCTAAAGTAAGAGCATGGAGAGAGCCAGAGCCATACAAAGGCAAAGGAATCCGTTACTCTGGAGAATATGTAAGACGTAAAGAAGGTAAGACAGGTAAGAAATAA
- the rpsH gene encoding 30S ribosomal protein S8, which translates to MTMTDPIADMLTRVRNASSVQHDTVDIPASNIKKEIARILLEEGYIKGYDVIEDGKQGLIRMQLKYGKNGEKVITGIKKISKPGMRVYADRNNVPKVLNGIGISVISTSKGIVTDKQARELGVGGEVICYVW; encoded by the coding sequence ATGACAATGACAGATCCAATTGCAGATATGCTAACACGTGTAAGAAACGCAAGCTCGGTACAACACGATACAGTTGACATACCTGCTTCAAATATAAAAAAGGAAATTGCCAGAATTCTTTTAGAAGAAGGATACATCAAAGGTTACGACGTAATCGAAGATGGTAAGCAAGGACTTATTAGAATGCAGCTTAAGTATGGCAAAAATGGTGAGAAAGTTATTACTGGAATAAAGAAAATTTCTAAGCCAGGTATGAGAGTATACGCTGATAGAAACAATGTTCCAAAAGTACTTAACGGTATTGGAATATCAGTAATATCTACTTCAAAAGGAATTGTAACAGATAAGCAAGCTAGAGAGCTTGGCGTAGGTGGAGAAGTAATCTGCTACGTATGGTAA
- a CDS encoding type Z 30S ribosomal protein S14 produces the protein MAKKAMILKQQKKQKYQTREYTRCNLCGRPHAVLRKFGICRICFRELAYKGQIPGVRKASW, from the coding sequence GTGGCAAAAAAAGCAATGATCCTTAAGCAACAAAAAAAGCAAAAGTACCAAACTAGAGAATACACAAGATGCAATCTATGCGGTAGACCTCATGCGGTACTAAGAAAATTCGGAATTTGCCGTATATGCTTTAGAGAATTAGCATACAAAGGCCAAATACCAGGAGTAAGAAAAGCTTCTTGGTAA
- the rplE gene encoding 50S ribosomal protein L5, which translates to MASRLKVKYDQEIIKALMEKFNYSNVMEVPKLEKVIINMGIGEAKDNAKILDVAIAELEKIAGQKAVTTKSRKSVANFKIREGMPIGAKVTLRGDNMYYFVDKLVNISLPRVRDFRGVSKDAFDGRGNYALGIKEQLIFPEIEYDKVDKVRGMDIIFVTTAKTDEEARELLRLIGMPFAK; encoded by the coding sequence GTGGCTTCAAGACTAAAAGTTAAATACGATCAAGAGATCATAAAAGCACTTATGGAAAAATTCAACTACAGCAATGTAATGGAAGTTCCTAAGCTTGAAAAAGTAATAATCAACATGGGTATCGGTGAGGCGAAAGACAACGCTAAAATACTTGACGTTGCTATAGCTGAACTTGAAAAGATAGCTGGACAAAAAGCAGTTACAACAAAATCAAGAAAATCTGTTGCTAACTTCAAGATAAGAGAAGGAATGCCAATCGGAGCAAAAGTTACTCTTAGAGGAGATAATATGTATTACTTCGTTGATAAACTAGTAAACATATCACTTCCAAGGGTACGTGACTTTAGAGGTGTAAGTAAAGATGCTTTCGACGGAAGAGGAAACTATGCGCTTGGAATTAAAGAGCAACTTATTTTCCCAGAAATCGAATATGATAAAGTAGATAAGGTTAGAGGTATGGATATCATATTTGTAACAACTGCAAAAACCGACGAAGAAGCAAGAGAGCTACTTAGACTAATCGGAATGCCTTTTGCAAAGTAA
- the rplX gene encoding 50S ribosomal protein L24 — MRIKSGDTVVVISGKDKGKKGKVLEVITSKDKVLVEGVNVATKHQKPNQKNPQGGIIHIEQPIHVSNVMLFDAKAGKGVRVGMKKLENGDKVRISKKSGEQI; from the coding sequence GTGCGTATTAAAAGTGGAGATACCGTAGTAGTAATAAGCGGAAAAGATAAAGGTAAAAAAGGTAAAGTGCTAGAAGTTATCACTTCAAAAGATAAAGTTCTTGTAGAAGGCGTTAACGTAGCTACTAAACACCAAAAACCAAACCAAAAAAACCCTCAGGGTGGAATTATACACATAGAACAACCTATTCATGTATCTAACGTAATGCTTTTCGATGCTAAAGCTGGAAAAGGTGTTAGAGTTGGAATGAAGAAATTAGAAAACGGAGATAAAGTTCGTATATCTAAGAAATCAGGAGAGCAAATATAA
- the rplN gene encoding 50S ribosomal protein L14, whose product MIQQETRLKVADNSGAKEILCIRVLGGSKRKSGNIGDVIVASVKSATPGGVVKKGKVVKAVIVRSKQGLRRKDGSYIKFDENAAVIIKDDKTPTGTRIFGPVARELRDKQFMKIVSLAPEVL is encoded by the coding sequence ATGATACAACAAGAAACACGACTTAAGGTTGCTGACAACTCTGGAGCTAAGGAGATTCTTTGCATTAGAGTACTTGGCGGATCTAAGAGAAAGTCAGGAAACATCGGAGACGTTATCGTTGCTTCAGTTAAAAGTGCAACACCAGGCGGAGTTGTTAAAAAAGGTAAAGTAGTAAAGGCGGTTATAGTACGCTCAAAGCAAGGACTTAGAAGAAAAGATGGTAGCTACATCAAATTTGATGAGAACGCTGCAGTAATTATAAAAGATGATAAAACTCCAACAGGAACACGTATATTTGGACCTGTAGCAAGAGAGCTTAGAGATAAGCAGTTCATGAAGATCGTTTCCCTTGCACCAGAAGTTCTATAA
- the rpsQ gene encoding 30S ribosomal protein S17 produces the protein MKRETTRKTRIGYVTSDKMDKTVVVSIVELVRHPLYGKAVKKTVKYKAHDEENTCKIGDRVKIMETRPLSKDKRWRIVEVVERAAE, from the coding sequence ATGAAAAGAGAAACAACTAGAAAAACAAGAATTGGATATGTTACTTCAGACAAAATGGATAAGACTGTTGTAGTATCTATAGTAGAACTAGTACGTCATCCTCTATATGGAAAAGCAGTTAAGAAAACTGTTAAGTATAAAGCTCATGACGAGGAAAATACATGCAAAATAGGTGACAGAGTCAAAATAATGGAGACTCGTCCTCTTTCAAAAGATAAAAGATGGAGAATTGTGGAAGTAGTAGAAAGAGCTGCTGAATAA
- the rpmC gene encoding 50S ribosomal protein L29, giving the protein MKAKELRDMTVIELGSKLNELKGELFNLRFQLATGQLDNPVKLRFIRKDIARVKTILNEKQKANA; this is encoded by the coding sequence ATGAAAGCTAAAGAGTTAAGAGATATGACTGTTATTGAACTTGGATCTAAACTCAACGAACTTAAAGGTGAACTCTTTAACCTTCGTTTCCAGTTGGCTACAGGACAGCTAGACAATCCAGTGAAATTAAGATTTATAAGAAAAGATATTGCACGTGTTAAGACCATCCTTAACGAAAAACAAAAGGCTAACGCATAA
- the rplP gene encoding 50S ribosomal protein L16, whose amino-acid sequence MLMPKRVKRRRVHRGSMAGKAQKGNTITYGDYGLVALEPAWITSNQIEAARIAINRSVRRGGKVWIKIFPHKPVTQKPAETRMGAGKGSPEYWVAVVKPGRVMFEMSGVSEERAREAMRLAMHKLPIKCKFVKREETEVKGGEADES is encoded by the coding sequence ATGTTAATGCCAAAAAGAGTTAAGCGTCGTAGAGTTCATAGAGGCAGTATGGCAGGTAAAGCTCAAAAAGGTAATACCATAACATACGGTGATTATGGCCTAGTGGCACTTGAGCCAGCTTGGATCACATCGAATCAAATAGAAGCAGCCCGTATCGCTATTAACAGATCAGTAAGAAGAGGCGGTAAGGTATGGATAAAAATATTCCCTCATAAGCCTGTAACACAAAAACCGGCTGAAACTCGTATGGGTGCTGGTAAAGGTTCACCTGAGTACTGGGTAGCAGTAGTAAAGCCTGGTAGAGTAATGTTTGAAATGTCAGGGGTATCAGAGGAAAGAGCAAGAGAAGCTATGAGACTAGCTATGCACAAATTACCTATTAAATGTAAATTTGTGAAGCGTGAGGAAACAGAAGTAAAGGGTGGTGAAGCTGATGAAAGCTAA
- the rpsC gene encoding 30S ribosomal protein S3: MGQKVNPHGLRVGINKDWDSKWFANKGDFAAFLQEDFKIRKVLKKKLYLSGVPKIEIERSGNKVKLNIFTAKPGMVIGKGGQGIEEIKNEVEKMTGKQAFVNILEVKRPEIDSQLVAENIALALERRVAFRRAMKQAMQRAMRSGAKGIKVSTSGRLGGAEMARTEGYSEGNVPLHTLRADIDYGFAEADTTYGKLGVKVWICKGEILPTRKGPKRELDSVMPKEEKKKPRRRDDGFNRRNDRGQGGQGDRRNSQRTPRPSSN; this comes from the coding sequence ATGGGTCAAAAAGTAAACCCACATGGACTTAGAGTCGGTATTAATAAAGACTGGGATTCAAAATGGTTTGCAAATAAAGGAGACTTCGCAGCTTTTTTACAGGAAGATTTTAAAATCAGAAAAGTATTAAAGAAGAAGCTTTATTTGTCAGGCGTTCCTAAAATAGAAATCGAAAGATCAGGAAATAAAGTGAAATTAAACATCTTTACTGCTAAACCAGGAATGGTTATAGGAAAAGGTGGACAAGGCATCGAAGAAATCAAAAACGAAGTTGAAAAAATGACTGGTAAACAAGCTTTTGTTAATATTCTTGAGGTTAAAAGACCAGAAATTGATTCTCAACTAGTAGCTGAAAATATAGCACTTGCACTTGAAAGACGTGTTGCTTTTAGAAGAGCTATGAAACAAGCTATGCAAAGAGCTATGAGATCTGGAGCTAAAGGTATCAAGGTTTCTACATCAGGAAGACTTGGTGGAGCAGAGATGGCTAGAACTGAAGGATATTCAGAAGGAAACGTGCCACTTCATACACTTAGAGCAGACATCGATTATGGATTTGCAGAAGCAGATACTACTTACGGAAAACTAGGCGTTAAGGTTTGGATTTGTAAAGGAGAAATTCTTCCTACAAGAAAAGGACCAAAAAGAGAATTAGACTCAGTTATGCCTAAAGAAGAGAAGAAAAAACCAAGAAGAAGAGATGACGGATTTAATAGAAGAAATGATAGAGGACAAGGCGGTCAAGGAGACAGAAGAAATTCTCAAAGAACCCCAAGACCTTCTAGTAATTAG
- the rplV gene encoding 50S ribosomal protein L22 codes for MEAKAIAKYVRTSPRKAGQICSLVRGKNVDEALAILKYMPQKSAGIIAKVVKSAAANAENNMNMDPKKLYVSEVYANQGPTLKRFMPRAQGRATGIRKRTSHIGVVVRER; via the coding sequence ATGGAAGCTAAAGCGATAGCTAAATATGTAAGAACTTCTCCGCGTAAAGCTGGACAAATTTGCTCTTTAGTTAGAGGCAAAAATGTAGACGAAGCACTTGCAATATTAAAATACATGCCGCAAAAAAGCGCGGGTATCATTGCTAAGGTTGTAAAATCAGCTGCTGCAAATGCGGAAAACAATATGAATATGGACCCTAAAAAACTCTATGTTTCTGAAGTTTACGCAAACCAAGGACCAACGCTTAAGAGATTTATGCCAAGAGCTCAAGGTAGAGCAACTGGAATAAGAAAAAGAACAAGTCATATTGGCGTTGTTGTAAGAGAAAGATAA
- the rpsS gene encoding 30S ribosomal protein S19, producing the protein MGRSAKKGPFVHEGLLKKVQEMNKNNDKTVIKVWSRSSTIFPEFVGHTIAVHDGRKHVPVYVTEDMVGHKLGEFVPTRTFKGHKDDDRTSKRK; encoded by the coding sequence ATGGGAAGATCAGCTAAAAAAGGGCCTTTCGTACATGAAGGACTTTTAAAGAAAGTACAAGAAATGAACAAAAATAACGATAAAACTGTTATAAAAGTATGGTCTAGATCGTCAACAATATTCCCTGAATTTGTAGGACATACTATAGCTGTACATGATGGCAGAAAGCACGTGCCAGTATATGTTACTGAAGATATGGTTGGACATAAACTAGGAGAATTCGTTCCTACTAGAACATTCAAGGGACATAAAGACGACGATAGAACAAGTAAAAGAAAATAA
- the rplB gene encoding 50S ribosomal protein L2, with translation MAIKKYKPITPSLRHMTVLKSDEITKHEPEKSLLATLKKNAGRNSQGSITVRHRGGGAKRKYRIIDFKRDKDQIPAKVAGIEYDPNRSANIALLHYVDGEKRYILAPNGLKVGDVIFSGEGSDIKVGNCLKLKDMPVGTLVHNIELKEGKGGQMVRSAGTSAQLMAKEGKNALLRLPSGETRYVNINCKATIGQVGNLDHENVTIGKAGRKRHMGIRPTVRGSVMNPNDHPHGGGEGRSPIGRPSPVTPWGKPALGYKTRKKKKASNKMIVSKRKK, from the coding sequence ATGGCTATTAAAAAATACAAACCGATTACTCCGAGCTTAAGACACATGACTGTACTTAAGTCAGATGAAATCACTAAGCATGAGCCAGAGAAATCTCTTCTTGCTACTCTTAAGAAGAATGCAGGAAGAAATTCTCAAGGATCAATAACTGTTCGTCATAGAGGCGGCGGAGCAAAGAGAAAATACAGAATCATAGATTTCAAAAGAGACAAGGATCAAATACCTGCAAAGGTAGCTGGAATCGAATATGATCCAAATAGATCTGCAAATATTGCACTACTTCACTACGTAGATGGAGAAAAAAGATATATCTTAGCTCCAAACGGATTAAAAGTAGGAGATGTAATATTCTCTGGAGAAGGTTCAGATATCAAAGTAGGTAACTGCTTAAAGCTTAAGGATATGCCAGTTGGTACATTAGTACACAACATCGAGCTTAAAGAAGGAAAAGGCGGACAAATGGTAAGATCTGCTGGAACTTCTGCACAGCTTATGGCTAAAGAAGGCAAAAACGCTCTTCTTAGATTACCTTCAGGTGAAACAAGATACGTAAACATCAATTGTAAAGCTACAATTGGACAAGTTGGAAATCTTGATCACGAGAACGTAACTATCGGTAAAGCTGGAAGAAAAAGACATATGGGAATCAGACCTACAGTAAGAGGTTCTGTTATGAACCCTAATGACCATCCACACGGTGGAGGAGAAGGTAGATCTCCAATAGGAAGACCATCTCCAGTAACTCCATGGGGTAAGCCAGCACTTGGATACAAGACAAGAAAGAAGAAAAAAGCTTCTAATAAAATGATTGTTTCTAAGAGAAAGAAATAG
- the rplW gene encoding 50S ribosomal protein L23, protein MLAHDIIIKPIITEQSMAASAEKKYTFVVAKTANKTQIKQAVEQIFSVKVAKVNTLNYDGKTKRMGKYVGKTSSYKKAVVTLTPASKEIEFFGV, encoded by the coding sequence ATGCTAGCGCATGATATCATAATTAAACCGATTATCACAGAGCAAAGTATGGCAGCATCAGCAGAGAAGAAGTACACTTTCGTTGTTGCCAAAACTGCTAACAAAACTCAAATCAAACAAGCTGTAGAACAAATTTTTTCTGTTAAAGTAGCAAAAGTTAACACTTTAAACTACGATGGAAAAACTAAAAGAATGGGAAAATATGTAGGGAAAACTTCTTCTTATAAAAAAGCAGTTGTTACTCTAACACCAGCGAGCAAAGAAATTGAATTCTTTGGAGTATAA
- the rplD gene encoding 50S ribosomal protein L4 — protein MPKVDVLNINGQKVEELELSESIFAAEISEYAVYEVIKNHLANRRQGTQSAKTRAEVRGGGRKPWRQKGTGRARQGSTRSPQWIGGGVVFAPKPRDYSYSVNKKVRRLALKSVLTTKVNEGNLIVLDALEMNAPKTKDFIAMLSAVNAGKKALVVTAENSPNVVKSGRNIPGVDITFVNTLNVYDIMRHDSLIITKEAVRKTEEVYA, from the coding sequence ATGCCTAAAGTTGATGTATTGAATATAAACGGACAAAAGGTTGAAGAACTTGAGCTTTCAGAAAGCATTTTCGCTGCTGAAATCAGTGAATATGCTGTATACGAAGTAATTAAGAATCACCTTGCAAATAGAAGACAAGGAACTCAGTCAGCTAAGACTAGAGCCGAAGTAAGAGGCGGAGGAAGAAAGCCTTGGAGACAAAAAGGAACTGGTAGAGCTAGACAAGGTAGTACAAGATCTCCACAATGGATTGGTGGAGGAGTAGTATTCGCACCAAAGCCTAGAGATTACAGCTACAGTGTAAACAAGAAAGTTAGAAGACTTGCTCTTAAGAGTGTTTTAACTACTAAGGTTAACGAAGGAAACTTAATCGTTCTTGATGCTTTAGAAATGAATGCTCCTAAAACTAAGGACTTCATAGCTATGTTATCTGCAGTAAACGCTGGTAAAAAAGCACTTGTAGTAACAGCTGAGAATTCTCCAAATGTTGTTAAATCAGGAAGAAACATTCCGGGAGTAGATATTACTTTTGTGAACACTCTAAATGTATATGACATTATGAGACATGATTCACTAATAATTACTAAAGAAGCAGTTAGAAAAACAGAGGAGGTGTACGCATAA